The Paenibacillus uliginis N3/975 genome has a window encoding:
- a CDS encoding amino acid ABC transporter substrate-binding protein — protein sequence MRKLSLLFMSLVLLLSVVGCASSASGDKELIVGIDDKFAPMGFRDEKNEIVGFDIDYARAAVEKMGYKIKFQPIDWKTKESELSSGRIDLIWNGYTITDERKEKVLFTKPYLKNSQVVAVMADSDIKGINDLAGKNVGLQALSSAADALASNEIKSQISNISEFSDNVLALSDLKNGRLDAVVIDEVVLKYYMAKEEGTYTLLEESLAPEEYGIGVKKGREDLLNELQKALDEINADGTAAKISEKWFGEDKVLK from the coding sequence ATGAGAAAGCTATCATTGTTATTCATGAGTCTAGTATTGTTATTATCCGTCGTAGGATGTGCAAGCTCCGCGAGCGGAGATAAAGAACTGATTGTCGGCATCGACGACAAATTCGCGCCGATGGGGTTCCGGGATGAGAAGAATGAAATTGTCGGGTTTGATATCGATTATGCCCGTGCTGCTGTTGAGAAGATGGGGTACAAGATTAAATTCCAGCCGATAGACTGGAAGACAAAAGAATCGGAGTTAAGCAGCGGTCGGATTGATTTGATCTGGAACGGTTACACAATTACCGATGAACGTAAAGAAAAAGTATTGTTCACGAAACCATACTTAAAGAATAGCCAAGTTGTAGCAGTTATGGCGGATTCGGATATTAAAGGAATCAATGATTTGGCAGGTAAAAATGTAGGACTTCAGGCGCTTTCCTCAGCTGCTGATGCGTTGGCTTCCAATGAGATCAAATCTCAGATCAGTAATATTTCGGAGTTCTCAGATAACGTACTGGCGCTAAGTGATTTGAAGAATGGCCGTCTGGATGCCGTTGTTATCGATGAGGTTGTATTGAAGTATTATATGGCGAAAGAAGAAGGAACCTATACATTGCTCGAAGAGTCACTTGCTCCTGAGGAATATGGTATCGGAGTCAAGAAGGGAAGAGAAGACCTTTTGAACGAGCTTCAGAAAGCTTTAGATGAAATTAATGCTGATGGGACTGCAGCTAAAATTTCCGAAAAATGGTTTGGTGAGGATAAAGTATTGAAGTAG